Proteins encoded within one genomic window of Candidatus Schekmanbacteria bacterium:
- the rpmA gene encoding 50S ribosomal protein L27, which produces MAHKKAGGSSTNGRDSIGRRLGVKRFSGQKVNGGGILVRQRGTKFLPGKNVGRGKDDTLFAKISGTVAFEWVTKDKKQISVYPEQSI; this is translated from the coding sequence TTGGCACACAAGAAAGCCGGCGGCAGTTCCACAAACGGACGCGATAGCATTGGAAGACGTTTAGGCGTTAAGAGATTCAGCGGACAGAAGGTTAATGGCGGCGGAATCTTAGTAAGGCAGCGGGGCACAAAATTCCTCCCTGGGAAGAATGTAGGCAGAGGGAAGGATGACACTTTGTTTGCAAAAATAAGCGGCACGGTTGCATTTGAATGGGTAACAAAAGATAAGAAACAGATCAGCGTCTATCCAGAACAAAGTATTTAA